One part of the Microlunatus elymi genome encodes these proteins:
- a CDS encoding type II toxin-antitoxin system Phd/YefM family antitoxin has protein sequence MKTIGTRELKQNPNTVIELVRESGEEFEITSYGRPTGVRIVPVRPGPRRWVTGASLADVQPMAPGRVASWREDIERSPSGEVLDPWEQA, from the coding sequence ATGAAGACGATCGGAACCCGTGAACTCAAGCAGAATCCAAACACCGTGATTGAGCTGGTGCGGGAGAGCGGTGAGGAATTCGAGATCACCAGCTATGGGCGGCCGACCGGCGTGCGCATCGTCCCCGTCCGACCGGGGCCTCGCCGTTGGGTCACCGGTGCGAGTCTCGCTGATGTGCAGCCGATGGCACCTGGACGGGTTGCAAGTTGGCGTGAAGATATCGAGCGGTCGCCGTCCGGCGAGGTGCTGGATCCGTGGGAGCAGGCGTGA
- the sigJ gene encoding RNA polymerase sigma factor SigJ gives MTDPSDSPTVREPLPGSGELDAVIMGERRRLLNVAYRLLGSLAEAEDAVQEAYTRWYSLSAEQQIGVVSPGAWLSTVTSRICLNVLRSARARRESYVGEWIPEPLPDTAPADRRLVPPTTDPADQITLDESVNMPLLVVLESMTPAERVAFILHDVFGYPFAEIAQIVGRTPGACRQLATSARRRVKASTRAPTSPSRDEAEIVREFKQAWQAKDVERLIGLLAPDAVATADGGGRVTTFTEPIIGGDQVAAAWAALADRATPDQALLERTVNGRPGLVAVRAGTVRTVFAFDVVGDRIQHIWVVANPAKLRPWQ, from the coding sequence ATGACAGACCCATCCGACTCTCCGACCGTACGGGAGCCGCTGCCCGGTAGCGGTGAGCTCGACGCGGTGATCATGGGTGAGCGACGACGGCTGCTCAATGTCGCCTATCGGCTGCTCGGCTCGCTGGCCGAAGCCGAGGACGCGGTCCAGGAGGCGTACACCCGTTGGTATTCCTTGTCGGCAGAGCAACAAATCGGAGTTGTGTCACCCGGCGCCTGGTTGAGCACCGTCACCAGCCGCATCTGCCTCAACGTGCTGAGGTCTGCGCGTGCTCGTCGCGAGAGCTACGTCGGAGAGTGGATCCCCGAGCCGTTGCCCGACACAGCACCGGCGGATCGACGCCTCGTCCCGCCGACGACGGATCCCGCTGATCAGATCACGCTCGACGAGTCGGTCAACATGCCCCTGCTCGTCGTCCTGGAATCGATGACTCCGGCCGAGCGGGTCGCGTTCATCCTGCACGACGTCTTCGGCTATCCGTTCGCCGAGATCGCACAGATCGTCGGTCGCACGCCGGGCGCCTGCCGACAACTTGCCACCTCGGCCCGCCGGCGGGTCAAGGCGTCGACCCGTGCGCCGACCTCGCCGTCGCGGGACGAGGCCGAGATCGTCCGGGAGTTCAAACAGGCCTGGCAGGCAAAGGATGTCGAGCGGCTGATCGGTTTGCTCGCTCCCGACGCCGTCGCGACGGCCGACGGTGGCGGCCGAGTGACCACCTTTACCGAGCCGATCATCGGCGGTGACCAGGTCGCCGCAGCCTGGGCGGCACTCGCCGATCGAGCCACCCCGGACCAGGCCCTCCTGGAACGCACCGTCAACGGACGGCCCGGCCTGGTGGCCGTTCGGGCCGGAACGGTGCGGACGGTCTTCGCCTTCGACGTCGTCGGCGACCGGATCCAGCACATCTGGGTGGTGGCCAACCCCGCGAAACTGCGGCCGTGGCAGTGA
- a CDS encoding LUD domain-containing protein, protein MSVIPTTQTVFAEPASEERLHRVIAALQTNGFGAELLDDAAAARRRVAELIPADASVYTGTSETLRLSGIDGDINGTERYDAVKARSRTMDRTLALDEVWRMISTPQFIVGSAQAVTETGALVLASASGGQLPAYAGGAPHAIWIVGAQKVVPDLTTALVRVQEHCLPLENERAMTAYGKPSAVNRLLVLNAEPAPRRGTVLLLREAIGF, encoded by the coding sequence ATGTCCGTCATACCGACCACACAGACCGTATTCGCCGAGCCGGCTTCGGAGGAACGCCTGCACCGGGTGATCGCGGCACTGCAAACCAACGGCTTCGGCGCCGAGTTGCTGGACGACGCCGCCGCCGCTCGGCGACGCGTGGCCGAGCTGATCCCGGCCGACGCAAGCGTCTACACCGGCACCAGCGAGACACTGCGGCTGTCTGGTATCGACGGCGACATCAACGGCACCGAACGCTACGACGCCGTGAAGGCCCGCTCCCGGACGATGGATCGCACGCTGGCGCTCGATGAGGTCTGGCGGATGATCTCCACGCCGCAGTTCATCGTCGGCAGCGCCCAGGCCGTCACCGAGACCGGTGCTCTGGTGCTGGCCTCGGCCAGCGGCGGCCAGTTGCCCGCGTACGCCGGCGGGGCGCCACACGCGATCTGGATCGTCGGCGCACAGAAGGTGGTGCCCGACCTGACCACCGCGCTCGTACGGGTGCAGGAGCACTGCCTGCCGCTGGAGAACGAACGTGCGATGACCGCGTACGGGAAACCCAGCGCCGTCAATCGCCTGCTGGTGCTCAACGCCGAGCCGGCTCCCAG